The following proteins come from a genomic window of Methanosarcina sp. MTP4:
- a CDS encoding peptidylprolyl isomerase gives MVVWKGKKAILHTNMGDITIELYGDMPITAGNFAKLVSEGFYNGVIFHRVIDGFMLQGGDPTGTGMGGPGYEIPDEFTKNNRNDRGTISMANAGPNTGGSQFFINLVDNNHLNRGHPVFGKVVEGMDVVDKIGKVKTGRNDRPMSEVKIEKAELV, from the coding sequence ATGGTTGTATGGAAGGGAAAAAAAGCAATTTTACACACCAACATGGGTGACATCACAATTGAACTGTACGGGGATATGCCAATTACCGCAGGGAACTTCGCAAAACTCGTAAGCGAGGGTTTCTACAACGGCGTAATTTTCCACCGCGTAATTGACGGCTTCATGCTCCAGGGCGGAGATCCGACAGGCACGGGCATGGGCGGCCCGGGTTATGAAATTCCGGACGAGTTCACCAAAAACAACCGGAACGACAGGGGTACCATCTCCATGGCAAACGCAGGCCCCAACACCGGAGGCAGTCAGTTTTTCATCAACCTGGTTGACAACAACCACCTGAACAGAGGACACCCGGTTTTCGGGAAGGTCGTCGAAGGCATGGACGTAGTCGATAAGATCGGGAAAGTGAAGACCGGTCGCAACGACCGCCCCATGAGTGAAGTGAAGATCGAAAAAGCCGAGCTTGTTTAA